One genomic segment of Stenotrophomonas sp. 704A1 includes these proteins:
- the moaA gene encoding GTP 3',8-cyclase MoaA, whose amino-acid sequence MSQLTDGFGRSFPYLRLSLTEACNFRCSYCLPDGYQADGRPRFLQVDEIARLVRAFAALGMSKIRLTGGEPSLRKDLDEIIATVAAVPGIRKVAITTNGTLLPRRLPGWHRAGLTALNVSMDSLQRERFRTITGHDRLPEIEQGLALAQALGLPAIKLNAVLLRGLNDDELPQWMDYLRDRPFSVRFIELMRTGDNEAYFQRHHLRADVLIEQLLAAGWHERPRAADAGPARDFGHPDHRGSIGIIAPYSRDFCKGCNRLRVTAKGDLRLCLFGEFGVPLRPLLQRDDDHDALLARITTQLGLKAAGHGLHQGQTGLTPHLASIGG is encoded by the coding sequence ATGAGCCAACTCACCGACGGTTTTGGACGCAGCTTCCCGTACCTGCGCCTGTCGTTGACCGAAGCGTGCAACTTCCGTTGCAGCTATTGCCTGCCCGACGGTTACCAGGCCGATGGCCGCCCGCGCTTCCTGCAGGTGGATGAAATCGCGCGCCTGGTACGCGCGTTTGCCGCGCTGGGCATGAGCAAGATCCGCCTGACCGGCGGCGAGCCCAGCCTGCGCAAAGACCTGGACGAGATCATCGCCACGGTGGCCGCTGTACCGGGTATCCGCAAGGTCGCCATCACCACCAACGGCACCCTGCTGCCGCGGCGGCTGCCGGGCTGGCACCGGGCCGGATTGACCGCACTGAACGTGAGCATGGACAGCCTGCAGCGCGAGCGCTTCAGGACCATCACCGGGCATGACCGCCTGCCGGAGATCGAGCAGGGGCTGGCCCTGGCACAGGCGCTGGGCCTGCCGGCGATCAAGCTCAATGCGGTGCTGCTGCGCGGCCTGAACGACGACGAGCTGCCGCAGTGGATGGACTACCTGCGCGACCGTCCCTTCAGCGTGCGCTTCATCGAACTGATGCGCACCGGCGACAACGAAGCCTATTTCCAGCGCCACCACCTGCGCGCCGACGTGCTGATCGAGCAGCTGCTGGCGGCCGGCTGGCACGAGCGGCCGCGCGCGGCCGATGCCGGCCCGGCACGTGACTTTGGTCACCCGGACCACCGCGGCAGCATCGGCATCATCGCCCCGTATTCGCGTGACTTCTGCAAGGGCTGCAACCGCCTGCGGGTAACCGCCAAGGGCGACCTGCGGCTGTGCCTGTTCGGCGAGTTCGGCGTGCCGCTGCGCCCGCTGCTGCAGCGCGACGATGACCACGACGCGCTGCTGGCACGCATCACCACACAGCTTGGCCTGAAAGCGGCCGGGCATGGACTGCACCAGGGCCAGACCGGGCTGACCCCGCACCTGGCCTCCATCGGAGGATGA
- a CDS encoding ribonucleotide reductase subunit alpha, with product MMMNDFQQLLQAASAQSEPQRLLFVFVKADLPESPTADQRDRHDRREGGTLSPVLCVDKLPSEVASFQALAAESTTTGIDWDLVFVAAMDGRAGIAPNSDEAARPLQLMVNAIHDGQIGRFAAFDRGGEPVQFY from the coding sequence ATGATGATGAACGATTTCCAGCAACTGCTGCAGGCCGCCAGCGCGCAGTCCGAGCCGCAGCGCCTGCTGTTCGTGTTCGTAAAGGCCGACCTGCCCGAATCGCCCACCGCCGACCAGCGCGACCGGCACGACCGTCGTGAAGGCGGCACCCTGTCGCCGGTCCTGTGCGTGGACAAACTGCCGAGCGAGGTCGCCAGCTTCCAGGCGCTGGCGGCCGAATCGACCACCACCGGCATCGACTGGGACCTGGTGTTCGTGGCCGCCATGGACGGCCGCGCCGGCATCGCCCCGAACAGCGACGAAGCCGCGCGCCCGCTGCAGCTGATGGTCAACGCCATCCATGACGGTCAGATCGGCCGCTTCGCCGCCTTCGACCGTGGCGGCGAGCCCGTTCAGTTCTATTGA
- a CDS encoding ArsR/SmtB family transcription factor gives METKNAIAALTALGHGTRLAAFRLLVQAGPAGRLAGDIAAALQVPPATLSFHLKELLQAGLVQSESQGRTVCYRARFDAMNGLIDYLTDNCCAASPAAQCAPAPRPRRC, from the coding sequence ATGGAAACAAAGAACGCCATTGCCGCCCTCACCGCACTGGGTCATGGCACCCGCCTGGCGGCCTTCCGCCTGCTGGTACAGGCCGGCCCCGCCGGCCGCCTGGCCGGCGACATCGCCGCCGCGCTGCAGGTACCGCCGGCCACGCTCAGCTTCCACCTGAAAGAACTGCTGCAGGCCGGCCTTGTGCAGAGTGAAAGCCAGGGCCGCACCGTCTGCTACCGCGCCCGCTTCGATGCAATGAACGGCCTCATCGACTACCTCACCGACAACTGCTGCGCCGCCTCACCTGCCGCGCAGTGCGCCCCCGCGCCCAGACCGCGCAGGTGCTGA
- a CDS encoding arsenate reductase ArsC encodes MIRNVLFLCTGNSARSVLAEATLRAWGGDRFTAFSAGSHPTGQVNPFALAQLRAEGMPVDGLRSKSWDAFADAAPMDLVITVCDAAAAEACPVVFGDFVRSHWGLPDPAEVQGSDADKAAAFAHAHAIVKARLHALLALPGHVWQDRRMLLQALDQIGHLLPAARTP; translated from the coding sequence ATGATCCGCAATGTCCTGTTTCTCTGCACCGGCAACAGCGCACGCAGTGTGCTGGCCGAAGCCACCCTGCGCGCGTGGGGCGGCGACCGCTTCACGGCCTTCAGTGCCGGCAGCCACCCGACCGGCCAGGTCAATCCGTTCGCGCTTGCACAACTGCGCGCCGAAGGCATGCCGGTCGATGGACTGCGCAGCAAATCCTGGGACGCGTTCGCCGATGCCGCGCCCATGGATCTGGTGATCACCGTCTGCGATGCGGCGGCAGCGGAAGCCTGCCCGGTCGTGTTCGGTGACTTCGTCCGCAGCCATTGGGGTCTGCCGGACCCGGCCGAGGTACAGGGCAGCGATGCCGACAAGGCCGCGGCCTTCGCCCACGCGCATGCCATCGTGAAGGCACGCCTGCATGCGCTGCTGGCGCTGCCGGGGCACGTGTGGCAAGACCGCAGGATGCTCCTGCAGGCGCTGGATCAGATCGGCCATCTGCTACCGGCAGCGCGCACGCCATGA